A genomic window from Pyricularia oryzae 70-15 chromosome 7, whole genome shotgun sequence includes:
- a CDS encoding phosphoglycerate mutase, which produces MSTPRVFIVRHGETEWSLDGRHTGSTDIPLTANGEKRVRATGRAMVGNDRLIVPRKLAHIYVSPRKRAQRTFELLNLGLKDPLPWEPHGDLEKDPRDCDTAKIEVTEDIREWDYGEYEGITSPEIREIRKKQGIEGRWDIWRDGCPGGESPEDITARLDRLIADIRNKFHAPVMEKGATDPKEPQPASDVLVVAHGHILRAFAMRWAGKSLQDGPTFILEAGGVGSLSYEHHNVAEPAILLGGAFVIDVPEASKD; this is translated from the exons ATGTCAACGCCTCGTGTCTTCATTGTCCGCCACGGCGAGACCGAGTGGTCCCTCGACGGCCGCCACACTGGCTCCACGGATATTCCCCTGACGGCCAATGGCGAGAAGCGCGTGAGGGCTACCGGCCGGGCCATGGTCGGAAATGACCGCCTGATCGTGCCCAGAAAGCTCGCACACAT ATACGTATCTCCTCGTAAGCGCGCCCAGCGCACCTTTGAGCTGCTCAACCTTGGCCTCAAGGACCCTCTCCCATGGGAACCTCATGGCGACCTGGAGAAGGATCCTCGTGACTGCGACACGGCCAAGATCGAGGTCACCGAGGACATCCGCGAGTGGGACTATGGTGAGTACGAGGGCATCACCAGCCCAGAGATCAGGGAGATCCGTAAGAAGCAGGGCATAGAGGGGAGGTGGGATATCTGGAGGGATGGATGTCCTGGTGGAGA AAGCCCTGAGGACATAACCGCCCGGCTTGATCGCCTCATAGCCGACATCCGTAACAAGTTCCACGCGCCGGTGATGGAAAAGGGAGCAACGGACCCCAAGGAGCCCCAGCCAGCCAGCGACGTGCTCGTCGTGGCGCATGGTCATATCCTCCGGGCTTTCGCCATGCGCTGGGCCGGCAAGAGTCTCCAGGATGGGCCGACTTTCATCCTGGAGGCTGGCGGTGTAGGCAGTCTTAG CTATGAACACCACAACGTAGCCGAGCCTGCCATCCTGCTTGGCGGTGCCTTTGTGATTGACGTTCCCGAAGCGTCCAAGGACTGA